In Ardenticatenales bacterium, a single genomic region encodes these proteins:
- a CDS encoding MTAP family purine nucleoside phosphorylase has protein sequence MPPNTPTLPAPVVVIFGGTAAYEIDPGEFAPIVARRRLTTPYGTSPLFYQLQTADGRAVWFSSRHGEDTLARSARFVNHRANIWAARALGGTHILSWNGVGAINPRLRVGDMVVPARLLDWTRNRQSSFGPTPHPSRAAARTIDHINQGDDPRQAAQPFAADARQAILVHGDATLDPMAALTYVCTEGPRLETAAEIALAGQLGADVVGMTLCPEVWLAAELGVAYASLCLVTNFATGLWHLDPRRDFGAGVARRALPVLLAAAVELGARTAFMPASA, from the coding sequence ATGCCCCCCAACACCCCCACCCTGCCCGCCCCCGTCGTCGTCATCTTCGGCGGCACGGCTGCCTACGAAATTGATCCGGGCGAATTCGCGCCCATCGTCGCCCGTCGCCGGCTCACCACCCCTTATGGAACCTCGCCCCTGTTCTACCAGTTACAGACGGCGGACGGTCGCGCGGTCTGGTTTAGTAGTCGGCATGGCGAGGACACCCTGGCGCGATCCGCCCGTTTTGTCAACCATCGCGCCAACATCTGGGCCGCGCGCGCCCTGGGCGGCACGCACATTCTCTCCTGGAATGGGGTGGGTGCGATCAATCCGCGACTGCGCGTGGGCGACATGGTTGTGCCGGCACGCTTGTTGGATTGGACACGCAACCGGCAGAGCAGCTTTGGCCCCACACCCCATCCCAGCCGCGCCGCCGCCCGCACCATTGACCACATCAACCAGGGAGACGACCCGCGCCAGGCGGCACAGCCTTTCGCCGCCGACGCACGCCAGGCGATTTTGGTCCACGGCGATGCCACCCTGGACCCGATGGCGGCCTTGACCTACGTCTGCACGGAGGGGCCACGACTGGAGACAGCGGCGGAAATCGCCCTCGCGGGGCAACTTGGCGCGGATGTGGTGGGGATGACGCTGTGCCCGGAAGTGTGGCTGGCGGCGGAACTGGGGGTGGCCTACGCCAGCCTCTGCCTGGTCACGAATTTTGCCACGGGGCTGTGGCATCTCGATCCCCGGCGTGATTTTGGCGCCGGCGTGGCGCGCCGCGCGCTGCCCGTGCTGCTGGCGGCGGCGGTTGAATTGGGCGCTCGTACGGCATTCATGCCGGCATCCGCCTAA